From the genome of Candidatus Eremiobacteraceae bacterium, one region includes:
- the dinB gene encoding DNA polymerase IV, translating into MILHADLDAFYASVAQRDDPSLRGKPVVVSGSSRRAVVLTASYEARPYGIHSAMPLFMAQQRCPHLVIVPPTFDKYRTASKAVFEIYRTHAERVQGLSLDEAFLDVGDIGLDAAVTTARGLKDAVRAATSLAVSIGVASNKMVAKVACDDGKPDGLTAVAPGDERAYLADKPVGALWGVGPKTQARLRDRSIVRCEQIAAMSDEEAFALFGKWGLSLRDLARGIDDREVSSDDGDWTAGSISSESTFERDVIGVEPMIPIIREQAGELAERLRKRGLRAHTIGVKVKRGDFTVTGKQTSMAQPTDDARVIAGAAIFCLRRAGVDDTPVRLVGVRVSTLVQTSVKQISLFT; encoded by the coding sequence GTGATACTTCACGCCGATCTCGACGCGTTCTACGCGAGCGTCGCACAGCGTGACGACCCGTCGCTGCGCGGTAAACCGGTGGTCGTCTCGGGCTCGAGCCGGCGCGCGGTCGTGCTCACGGCCTCGTACGAGGCGCGACCCTACGGCATCCACAGCGCGATGCCGCTCTTCATGGCCCAGCAGCGCTGTCCGCATCTCGTCATCGTGCCGCCGACCTTCGACAAGTATCGGACCGCGAGCAAAGCGGTCTTCGAGATCTATCGGACCCACGCGGAACGAGTGCAAGGACTTTCGCTCGACGAGGCGTTCCTCGACGTCGGCGACATCGGCCTCGACGCGGCGGTGACGACGGCGCGCGGGCTCAAGGATGCGGTCCGCGCTGCGACGTCGCTCGCCGTCTCGATCGGCGTCGCGTCGAACAAGATGGTCGCCAAAGTCGCGTGCGACGACGGCAAACCCGACGGCTTGACCGCGGTAGCGCCCGGCGATGAGCGCGCGTATCTCGCCGACAAACCTGTCGGCGCGCTGTGGGGCGTCGGGCCGAAGACGCAAGCGCGCCTTCGGGACCGATCTATCGTACGATGCGAACAGATCGCCGCGATGTCGGATGAAGAAGCGTTCGCACTTTTCGGCAAGTGGGGCCTGAGCCTTCGCGACCTCGCGCGGGGCATCGACGATCGCGAGGTGAGCTCCGATGACGGCGACTGGACTGCGGGATCGATTTCGAGCGAGTCGACGTTCGAGCGCGACGTCATCGGCGTCGAGCCGATGATCCCGATCATTCGCGAACAAGCCGGCGAACTGGCAGAACGATTGCGCAAGCGCGGTCTTCGCGCGCACACGATAGGCGTCAAGGTGAAACGCGGCGACTTCACCGTCACCGGCAAGCAGACGTCGATGGCGCAACCCACCGACGACGCTCGCGTCATCGCGGGCGCCGCGATCTTTTGTCTGCGCCGCGCGGGTGTCGACGACACGCCGGTGCGGCTCGTCGGCGTTCGCGTCAGCACGCTCGTGCAGACGTCGGTGAAGCAGATATCGCTCTTCACCTGA
- a CDS encoding DUF4349 domain-containing protein, with amino-acid sequence MSHAKIAELLPWYVNGTLPMGERQSAALEVASCDACAAEVDELAKIQTAMLELEATAPEPSGRGLARALDAIEKEEERKRLGHPWFGWWWSLTPWRRALVVSSALGALVVFGIFITPKPAPESLASYGSTNGSTPIALERIAPASYAANAVVGRDAGAPAPAAAAKTGQAQLEPSMQSTGQVARTAGMSLIVPDVEKAIGSVSATARAEGGEMLSLDDETPTQPGVVHTAHVEIGVPQLRFESTLDALGKIGGVQSRSVGAEDVSTQIVDGQARLRNLRSTESDLLKIMSRAGKIDDVLAVENQVSSTREQIEQLDAEVQALQHRVAMSTVTVDLQDEAPARSVSVGIGAQLASSWAAALGSVKAFTIAIVGALLWIVAYGPYVLGVALAGGIVAASRRRF; translated from the coding sequence ATGAGCCACGCGAAGATCGCAGAGCTGCTGCCCTGGTACGTCAACGGCACGCTGCCGATGGGCGAGCGGCAGTCGGCTGCGCTCGAGGTCGCGTCATGCGACGCGTGCGCTGCCGAAGTCGATGAGCTCGCGAAGATCCAGACCGCGATGCTCGAGCTCGAGGCGACCGCTCCCGAGCCGAGCGGGCGTGGCCTCGCGCGCGCGCTCGACGCGATCGAAAAAGAAGAAGAGCGCAAGCGGCTCGGTCATCCATGGTTCGGTTGGTGGTGGTCGCTCACGCCGTGGAGGCGCGCGCTCGTCGTGTCGTCGGCGCTTGGAGCGCTCGTCGTGTTCGGCATCTTCATCACGCCGAAGCCCGCGCCCGAGTCGCTCGCGTCGTACGGGTCGACGAACGGCTCGACGCCGATCGCGCTCGAACGCATCGCGCCCGCAAGCTACGCGGCGAACGCCGTAGTCGGACGAGACGCCGGCGCCCCCGCACCCGCAGCCGCGGCGAAGACAGGTCAAGCACAGCTCGAGCCCTCGATGCAAAGCACCGGCCAGGTCGCTCGCACCGCGGGCATGAGCCTCATCGTCCCCGACGTCGAGAAGGCGATCGGCAGCGTCAGCGCGACCGCGCGCGCGGAAGGCGGCGAGATGCTCTCGCTCGACGACGAGACGCCGACGCAGCCCGGCGTCGTGCACACGGCACACGTCGAGATCGGCGTGCCGCAGCTCCGCTTCGAATCGACGCTCGACGCGCTCGGCAAGATCGGCGGAGTCCAGTCGCGATCGGTCGGCGCCGAGGACGTCTCGACGCAGATCGTCGACGGGCAAGCGCGGCTTCGCAACCTGCGCAGCACCGAATCCGACCTTCTCAAGATCATGTCGCGCGCTGGCAAGATCGACGACGTGCTCGCCGTCGAGAACCAGGTCTCTTCGACGCGCGAACAGATCGAGCAGCTCGACGCAGAGGTACAAGCGCTGCAGCATCGCGTCGCGATGTCGACTGTCACGGTCGACCTGCAGGACGAAGCGCCTGCCCGCTCGGTGAGCGTCGGCATCGGTGCGCAACTGGCCAGCTCGTGGGCCGCGGCGCTCGGATCGGTCAAAGCGTTCACGATCGCGATCGTCGGTGCACTGCTCTGGATCGTGGCCTATGGGCCGTACGTCCTGGGTGTCGCTCTTGCCGGCGGGATAGTCGCAGCGAGCCGCCGCCGATTCTAG
- a CDS encoding VOC family protein, giving the protein MSTATATTIKGIDVHTYLAKDAKRAVKFYRDALGLPMSVELSQGAEFELADGATFGVWQMQDGSWHPSAGVMFSVEDCEAAVERYRDRGVTILDGPFDTGDCFMAVCEDTEGNSFLLHQRKG; this is encoded by the coding sequence ATGAGCACAGCTACGGCAACCACGATCAAGGGCATCGACGTCCACACGTACCTCGCAAAAGATGCTAAGCGCGCGGTGAAGTTCTACCGCGACGCGCTCGGCCTGCCGATGAGCGTCGAGCTCTCGCAGGGGGCCGAGTTCGAACTCGCCGATGGCGCGACGTTCGGCGTGTGGCAGATGCAGGATGGCTCATGGCATCCGAGCGCGGGCGTCATGTTCTCGGTCGAGGACTGCGAAGCCGCAGTCGAGCGATATCGCGATCGCGGGGTCACGATTCTCGACGGGCCATTCGACACCGGCGACTGCTTCATGGCGGTCTGCGAGGACACCGAAGGCAACTCGTTCCTGCTCCACCAGCGCAAGGGCTAG
- a CDS encoding lmo0937 family membrane protein, with translation MANVIWTILVILFVFWLIGLVAHIGGSLINILIVLVVIGVIYNLLTGRRAV, from the coding sequence ATGGCAAACGTGATCTGGACGATTCTCGTCATCCTGTTCGTCTTCTGGCTGATCGGTTTGGTCGCGCACATCGGCGGCTCGCTGATCAACATCCTCATCGTGCTCGTCGTCATCGGCGTCATCTACAATCTGCTGACCGGGAGGCGCGCGGTTTAG
- a CDS encoding Ku protein — protein sequence MAHAIWNGTINFGLVTIPVKLFTAVRENELHFNQLHAKDKGRIRYQRVCESCGKEVTWDDIVKGYEYEKGDYVVLSDEDLKQANVEATQSIDIVQFVDLDEIDPMYYEKPYYLEPEKKGRHAYALLRDALAKSNKVGIARVVIRTREHLAALKPNGDALVLEIMHFADELVEVGDFNIPDRKEAPPANEMKAAQMLIGTMSAKFEPEDFRDKYRDDVLEMIEARAKGQPQKRAAKKAPATSKVVNLMDVLQQSLAERKGKGAAKAPAKSEARSNGKNGARKVKVKTA from the coding sequence ATGGCACATGCGATTTGGAACGGCACGATCAACTTCGGTCTCGTGACGATCCCGGTGAAATTATTCACCGCGGTCCGAGAGAACGAGCTGCACTTCAATCAGCTGCATGCGAAAGATAAAGGAAGGATCCGTTATCAGCGCGTGTGCGAGTCGTGCGGAAAGGAAGTCACCTGGGACGACATCGTCAAGGGCTACGAATACGAGAAGGGCGACTACGTCGTCCTCAGCGATGAAGACCTGAAGCAGGCGAACGTCGAGGCGACGCAGTCGATCGACATCGTCCAGTTCGTCGACCTCGACGAGATCGACCCGATGTACTATGAGAAGCCGTACTACCTCGAGCCCGAGAAAAAGGGTCGCCACGCGTACGCGCTTTTGCGCGACGCGCTCGCCAAATCGAACAAGGTCGGGATCGCGCGCGTCGTCATCCGCACGCGCGAGCATCTCGCCGCGCTCAAACCGAATGGCGACGCGCTCGTCCTCGAGATCATGCATTTCGCCGACGAGCTCGTCGAGGTCGGCGACTTCAACATCCCGGATCGCAAGGAAGCGCCGCCGGCGAACGAGATGAAGGCCGCGCAGATGCTCATCGGCACGATGTCGGCGAAATTCGAACCGGAAGATTTCCGCGACAAGTATCGCGACGACGTCCTCGAGATGATCGAAGCGCGCGCGAAGGGCCAGCCGCAAAAGCGCGCCGCGAAGAAGGCACCGGCGACGTCTAAGGTCGTCAACCTCATGGACGTCCTCCAGCAGAGCTTGGCCGAACGCAAAGGCAAAGGCGCGGCGAAGGCTCCTGCGAAGTCCGAGGCGAGGAGCAACGGCAAGAACGGCGCTCGCAAAGTCAAAGTGAAGACCGCGTGA
- the ligD gene encoding non-homologous end-joining DNA ligase produces the protein MRRTLFGGHPPAPMLPSLGRAPFDSEDWLFELKWDGVRLMCLVEPKRVTAVSRTGRDMVPYFPELAELRGAFKKLPVCVDGEIVSLDARGHSSFQRLQPRINRLRGGDPTPGRLAFAAFDLLGRVEADLRGKTLDERKAALESSLRASDDFVMCSKHVIGAGKRLFAQARKLGIEGIVAKRRASAYVSGRSRDWLKLKAVLSQEFVIVGWTEPRGSRRHFGALLVGVYEKGVLRFAGHVGTGFDGSTLADIHRRLAPLETKRKPVPEDPIVNSPVHWVRPKLVAEVKFAEWTYDGVLRHPAYLGLRIDKRPEECVRETPAGTTRR, from the coding sequence GTGAGACGAACGCTCTTCGGCGGACACCCGCCCGCGCCGATGCTTCCTTCGCTCGGACGCGCGCCGTTCGACTCGGAGGATTGGCTGTTCGAACTCAAGTGGGATGGCGTGCGCCTCATGTGCCTCGTCGAGCCGAAGCGCGTGACGGCCGTCTCGCGCACCGGACGTGACATGGTGCCGTATTTCCCCGAGCTCGCGGAGCTGCGCGGGGCTTTCAAGAAGCTACCGGTGTGCGTCGACGGCGAGATCGTCAGCCTCGACGCGCGCGGTCACTCGAGCTTCCAGCGTCTTCAGCCGCGCATCAATCGTTTGCGCGGCGGGGATCCGACGCCCGGCCGGCTCGCTTTCGCCGCCTTCGACCTGCTCGGCCGGGTCGAGGCCGACCTTCGCGGCAAGACGCTCGACGAACGCAAAGCCGCCCTCGAATCCTCGCTTCGCGCGAGCGACGATTTCGTCATGTGTTCGAAGCACGTCATCGGCGCCGGCAAGCGGCTGTTCGCACAGGCACGCAAACTCGGCATCGAGGGGATCGTCGCCAAGCGACGCGCTTCCGCATACGTCTCGGGCCGGTCGCGAGATTGGTTGAAGCTCAAGGCGGTCCTCAGCCAGGAGTTCGTCATCGTCGGGTGGACCGAACCGCGCGGGTCGCGCCGCCACTTCGGCGCGCTGCTCGTCGGAGTCTACGAGAAGGGCGTGCTGCGCTTCGCCGGCCATGTCGGCACGGGTTTCGATGGCTCGACGCTTGCGGATATTCACCGCCGCCTCGCACCGCTCGAGACGAAACGCAAACCCGTCCCCGAAGACCCGATCGTCAACTCGCCCGTCCATTGGGTCAGGCCAAAGCTCGTGGCAGAAGTGAAGTTCGCCGAATGGACGTACGACGGCGTCCTTCGCCATCCGGCCTATCTCGGCTTGCGCATCGACAAGCGGCCCGAGGAGTGTGTGCGTGAGACACCGGCTGGTACAACCCGAAGATGA
- a CDS encoding TonB-dependent receptor: protein MRISLSRARRLFFAPLLLAAVIMFGEPAVAAPAAIESAPVTGTVTTIDGTPVNRALVTFVRNGITRSASTDPQGRYSIAVAPGTYVFDVYAKGYESPGAREVSAVTGQTTIIDVQLARSTSSLTTIGRVVTRAGDALQTSSAPTQQLDVRTYAARGGGDLASLLADEADIAVVVRPTGGNPAAPAAVSLRGPDPTETLVDLDGHAINSGGSGAFDLSLIDPAQLESVQVVDGISPGSLAGPNTIGGTINVQTLDPTSTSHALMRLSMGSFGAFGATAQATGSDSGVGYAISLHRQTTRGDPDAAVLSTDGDNIFVGSGVNGSTALAKVRFGIDGGAGSVLVTASGQSAFHDLSASLSAIETPALIPAQATHVDFSGSAQLTHDGAYGLDVQLPLGHADQAGAAPATLTIRHLTSLFDQSVVGPAAGTDPFLLDERDLIGDDVVQIDRPFSSGLLTIKADLRTESLRTVPTPGGAQDQIVVGPLAAAGAAGPSPVVLGQTQRSLGIRYAVDASSKIHVEAAAYASDFSTFGASTDPRVGVVWTPDAQTSIRASFGTTFQSPQLLELYVPASLPPPDPDGFFDIGNPHLTADRATDIGLGFEHLFGGARSARVGIDVFRTSLRDSSHRFIPSVDCNPSGGPPPPPNECESFPINVGDSVYEGLESHASWLIGGSTRARVAYAVDAAAPTTVSPLFQDGSIVAGEQYLGVPLQTATFDLEHDSDGALSEDALVRYEGRYNELNRPPFAQLQAGLTWRRGAFEAGLYGTNLTGVYDAGYTLAGQGVPYGGLAGPIPTDAFSLQGPAVTFVMTLRR from the coding sequence ATGCGCATCAGTTTGTCGCGCGCGCGACGCTTGTTCTTCGCTCCGCTTTTACTCGCGGCAGTGATCATGTTCGGCGAGCCTGCCGTCGCGGCGCCCGCCGCGATTGAAAGCGCTCCCGTCACCGGCACCGTCACGACGATCGACGGTACGCCGGTCAATCGGGCCCTCGTGACGTTCGTCCGCAACGGCATCACCCGATCGGCCTCGACTGATCCGCAGGGCCGCTACTCGATAGCAGTCGCACCGGGCACGTACGTCTTCGACGTATATGCGAAAGGCTACGAGTCGCCCGGTGCGCGTGAAGTGAGCGCAGTAACCGGGCAGACGACGATCATCGACGTGCAGCTCGCGCGATCGACGTCGTCGCTGACGACGATCGGGCGCGTCGTCACGCGCGCCGGCGACGCATTGCAGACCTCATCGGCGCCGACGCAGCAGCTCGACGTGCGCACCTATGCGGCGCGCGGCGGCGGCGACCTCGCGTCGCTGCTCGCGGATGAAGCCGACATCGCCGTCGTCGTGCGGCCGACCGGCGGCAATCCTGCTGCGCCGGCCGCGGTATCGCTTCGCGGTCCTGACCCGACCGAGACGCTCGTCGACCTCGATGGCCACGCGATCAACAGCGGCGGATCGGGAGCGTTCGACCTGTCGCTCATCGATCCGGCGCAGCTCGAATCCGTGCAGGTCGTCGACGGCATCTCGCCGGGTTCGCTCGCCGGGCCGAACACCATCGGCGGCACGATCAACGTGCAGACGCTCGACCCGACGTCGACGTCGCACGCGCTCATGCGCTTGAGCATGGGATCGTTCGGTGCGTTCGGTGCGACCGCACAAGCGACCGGATCGGACTCGGGCGTCGGCTACGCGATATCGCTCCATCGGCAGACGACGCGCGGCGACCCCGACGCCGCGGTGCTGTCGACGGACGGCGATAACATCTTCGTCGGCAGCGGCGTGAACGGATCGACGGCGCTCGCGAAAGTCCGCTTCGGGATCGATGGCGGCGCCGGCTCGGTGCTCGTCACCGCGAGCGGGCAAAGCGCTTTTCACGACCTTTCGGCGTCTTTGAGCGCGATCGAAACGCCGGCACTGATCCCGGCGCAGGCGACGCACGTCGATTTCTCCGGCTCGGCGCAGCTGACGCACGACGGCGCATACGGTCTCGACGTCCAGCTTCCGCTCGGCCACGCCGACCAGGCGGGCGCGGCTCCGGCGACCCTCACGATCCGTCATCTGACGTCGCTGTTCGACCAGTCGGTCGTCGGACCGGCAGCGGGCACGGATCCTTTCCTGCTCGACGAACGCGATCTGATCGGCGACGACGTCGTTCAGATCGATCGACCATTCTCTTCTGGCCTGCTCACGATCAAAGCAGACCTGCGTACCGAATCGCTTCGCACGGTGCCGACTCCCGGCGGCGCACAGGATCAGATCGTCGTCGGCCCGCTCGCCGCCGCAGGCGCCGCTGGTCCATCCCCGGTCGTACTCGGACAGACGCAGCGATCTCTTGGAATCCGCTATGCGGTGGACGCGAGCTCGAAGATCCACGTCGAGGCCGCCGCGTATGCGAGCGACTTCAGCACCTTTGGCGCGAGCACGGACCCGCGTGTCGGCGTCGTGTGGACGCCCGACGCGCAGACGTCGATCCGGGCATCGTTCGGCACGACTTTCCAGTCGCCACAGCTGCTCGAGCTGTACGTGCCGGCATCGCTTCCGCCGCCCGATCCGGACGGTTTCTTCGACATCGGCAATCCGCACCTCACCGCGGATCGCGCGACCGATATCGGGCTCGGATTCGAGCACCTCTTCGGCGGCGCACGGTCCGCGCGCGTCGGCATCGACGTGTTCCGCACGTCGCTGCGCGACTCGTCGCACCGCTTCATCCCGTCGGTCGATTGCAATCCCTCCGGCGGACCACCTCCGCCTCCGAATGAGTGCGAGAGCTTTCCGATCAACGTCGGAGATTCGGTCTACGAGGGACTTGAGAGCCATGCGAGCTGGCTCATCGGCGGGTCGACGCGGGCGCGGGTCGCGTATGCCGTCGATGCGGCAGCGCCGACCACCGTGTCCCCGCTCTTCCAAGACGGTTCGATCGTCGCCGGCGAGCAATATCTCGGCGTGCCGCTCCAGACGGCGACCTTCGATCTCGAGCATGACAGCGATGGCGCGCTTTCGGAGGACGCGCTCGTGCGCTACGAAGGACGCTACAACGAGCTGAACCGGCCGCCGTTCGCGCAGTTGCAGGCCGGGCTGACTTGGCGGCGTGGCGCTTTCGAGGCTGGGCTCTACGGCACGAACCTCACAGGCGTGTACGACGCCGGCTACACGCTCGCAGGCCAGGGCGTGCCGTACGGAGGCCTGGCCGGACCGATCCCGACCGACGCGTTCTCGCTGCAAGGCCCGGCGGTGACGTTCGTCATGACGTTGCGACGCTAA
- a CDS encoding cupin domain-containing protein: protein MSWIIGPSDAAAKPRPSDNLATPIVDRYGVEVEYYAPRGVDPQTPHDCDELYVVATGTASFASPEGRQSVAAGDLIFVPAGEAHRFEDIGETFAVWVFFFGPPSGGASGHG from the coding sequence ATGAGCTGGATCATCGGTCCGTCCGACGCGGCGGCGAAACCACGTCCTTCCGACAACCTCGCGACGCCCATAGTCGACCGCTACGGCGTCGAGGTCGAATACTATGCGCCCCGCGGCGTCGATCCGCAAACCCCGCACGATTGCGATGAGCTGTACGTCGTCGCGACCGGCACGGCGTCGTTCGCGTCCCCGGAAGGCCGGCAGAGCGTGGCGGCCGGGGACCTCATATTTGTCCCGGCGGGAGAGGCCCATCGCTTCGAAGACATCGGCGAAACATTCGCCGTGTGGGTGTTTTTCTTCGGGCCGCCGAGCGGTGGTGCGTCCGGACACGGGTAG
- the ligD gene encoding non-homologous end-joining DNA ligase, with protein MSARPRRSAAKPNAEHPDLAEYRKKRDFARTPEPASSKRPARKTTEPRFVVQMHRASHLHFDFRLEAGGTLKSWAVPKGPSMDPKDKRLAMRVEDHPLAYANFEGQIPAGNYGAGQVIVWDTGTYGLFEGEDPAREIERGSVKLVMHGKKLKGNFALVKIKARDGSHNAWLLIKEADKFAKPGETRRDDRSVLTKRTLDDVADDPGAKTWQSNRVASSARSKRAGRVATARQQAGAVRLAPPPATVELKRPEKVLFPKDRYTKADLAAYYEAVAQTMLPYLAGRPLSLQRYPDGIDGPSFFEKNVGRGAPDWLKTAVVAGSEDGASVRYIICEDRQTLAYLANLAAITLHVWTSRVGSLDEPDFVFFDLDPGDKCPLRRLAEVALRLRDILVQIGLRPLVKSSGGSGLHVLVPLGPGYDYEVVKTFGEIVARRMVEVMPDDVSLERSTRRRAAEAVYFDFVQIGRGKTMVAPYSVRASEGAPVSMPLDWREIERASKSRARDARSLFLTWTIKTAPALLRRRGDAWKGALRRPRSLEGAVKALRAKWR; from the coding sequence ATGAGCGCGCGCCCGCGTCGGTCTGCCGCCAAGCCCAACGCCGAGCACCCCGATCTCGCGGAGTACCGCAAGAAGCGCGATTTCGCGCGCACGCCGGAGCCGGCGTCGTCGAAGCGCCCCGCTCGAAAGACCACGGAGCCCCGCTTCGTCGTCCAGATGCACCGCGCGTCGCACTTGCACTTCGACTTCCGGCTCGAAGCCGGCGGCACGCTGAAGTCCTGGGCGGTGCCGAAAGGCCCGTCGATGGATCCTAAGGATAAGCGGCTCGCGATGCGCGTCGAAGATCACCCGCTCGCGTACGCGAACTTCGAGGGCCAGATCCCAGCTGGCAACTACGGGGCCGGCCAGGTCATCGTCTGGGATACCGGCACGTACGGTTTGTTCGAGGGCGAGGATCCCGCTCGCGAGATCGAGCGCGGTTCCGTCAAACTCGTCATGCACGGCAAGAAGCTGAAAGGCAATTTCGCGCTCGTCAAGATCAAAGCTCGCGACGGCAGCCACAACGCGTGGCTGCTCATCAAAGAGGCGGACAAGTTCGCCAAACCCGGAGAAACGCGGCGCGACGACCGTTCGGTGCTGACGAAGCGCACGCTCGACGACGTCGCGGACGATCCCGGCGCGAAGACGTGGCAGTCGAATCGGGTGGCGAGCAGCGCAAGATCGAAACGAGCCGGACGCGTCGCGACGGCACGACAACAAGCCGGTGCAGTTCGGCTCGCGCCTCCGCCTGCGACCGTCGAGCTCAAGCGGCCCGAAAAAGTGCTGTTCCCGAAGGACCGCTATACGAAGGCCGACCTCGCCGCGTACTATGAGGCGGTCGCGCAGACGATGCTGCCGTATCTCGCCGGTCGGCCCCTTTCGCTCCAGCGGTACCCAGACGGCATCGACGGGCCGTCGTTCTTCGAGAAGAACGTCGGACGCGGCGCACCCGATTGGTTGAAGACAGCGGTCGTCGCGGGATCGGAAGACGGCGCGAGCGTCCGCTACATCATCTGCGAGGACCGCCAGACGCTCGCGTATCTCGCCAACCTCGCCGCGATCACACTCCACGTCTGGACGTCGCGCGTCGGTTCGCTCGACGAACCCGACTTCGTGTTCTTCGACCTCGATCCGGGTGACAAGTGCCCCTTGCGGCGGCTCGCCGAGGTCGCGCTTCGTCTGCGCGACATTCTCGTCCAGATCGGCTTGCGGCCGCTCGTCAAATCGTCGGGCGGCAGCGGTCTCCATGTCCTCGTTCCGCTCGGCCCCGGTTACGACTATGAGGTCGTCAAGACGTTCGGCGAGATCGTCGCGCGGAGGATGGTCGAGGTCATGCCTGACGACGTCAGCCTCGAGCGGTCGACGCGCCGGCGCGCAGCCGAGGCGGTCTACTTCGATTTCGTGCAGATCGGCCGAGGCAAGACCATGGTCGCGCCGTACTCCGTGCGAGCGTCGGAGGGCGCGCCGGTCTCGATGCCGCTCGACTGGCGCGAGATCGAACGCGCCTCGAAAAGCCGCGCGCGCGATGCGCGCTCCCTGTTCCTCACCTGGACCATTAAGACGGCGCCGGCATTGCTGCGGCGCCGCGGAGACGCGTGGAAGGGCGCGCTGCGCCGGCCGAGGTCGCTCGAAGGCGCCGTCAAGGCGCTACGTGCGAAGTGGCGCTAG
- a CDS encoding sigma-70 family RNA polymerase sigma factor, which yields MSKRLDGMPLPDDGPALEGLWIAQIARGDRAAFERLYGAYQRPLFRYFLHFVHVVELAEELTDDVLVEVWKNAARFHGRSKPSVWVFGIAYHKAMDALRRRRPPVVDLHAVENAPDDQRLAPEAAALHESVRNDVALALATLSAEHRAVLVLTFGHGYGYAEIAQIVGCPVNTVKTRMFYAKKRLKETLERRGVRADVS from the coding sequence ATGTCCAAGCGACTAGACGGTATGCCGCTACCCGACGACGGCCCGGCGCTCGAAGGTTTGTGGATCGCGCAGATCGCGCGCGGGGATCGCGCCGCCTTCGAGCGGCTCTACGGTGCGTATCAGCGGCCGCTGTTCCGGTACTTCCTCCATTTCGTCCATGTCGTCGAACTGGCGGAGGAGCTCACCGACGACGTGCTCGTCGAGGTCTGGAAGAACGCTGCTCGGTTCCATGGCAGATCGAAACCGTCGGTCTGGGTTTTCGGCATCGCTTATCACAAGGCGATGGATGCGCTGCGCCGCCGCCGGCCGCCGGTCGTCGACCTTCATGCGGTCGAGAACGCGCCGGACGACCAGCGGCTCGCGCCAGAGGCTGCCGCGCTGCACGAGAGCGTGCGTAACGACGTCGCGCTCGCGCTCGCCACCCTATCGGCCGAGCATCGTGCGGTGCTCGTGCTGACGTTCGGACACGGCTACGGCTACGCCGAGATCGCGCAGATCGTCGGCTGTCCGGTGAACACGGTGAAGACGAGGATGTTCTACGCGAAAAAGCGGCTCAAAGAGACGCTCGAGCGCCGCGGCGTCCGGGCGGACGTCTCATGA